The Chitinophagales bacterium genome window below encodes:
- a CDS encoding mechanosensitive ion channel gives MDKLKEIFNSINTYLSEYGFVAKIVYALALLIIGWLTVNLIVNLIGKLLKKRNFDETLLPFIKSLVLWLLRVALLISVAGIVGIETASFIAILGAVGFAIGMAMQGALGNLAGGALILIFRPYKVGDLIESQGRLGVVKEIQIFTTILLSPENKTIILPNGPVANNDIVNYTVEGVIRVDCSVGIAYHEDIAKAKEVLMKVLESDEDVLKTPAPFVGVSELAGSSIDLAVRGYAKPAKYWDVFFRVNENMKIALDKAGIEIPFSQMDVTIKK, from the coding sequence ATGGACAAATTAAAAGAAATTTTTAATTCTATTAATACTTATTTAAGTGAATACGGCTTTGTAGCCAAAATAGTGTATGCTTTAGCTCTCTTAATTATTGGATGGTTGACAGTAAACTTAATAGTAAATCTAATAGGAAAATTATTAAAGAAAAGAAACTTTGATGAAACGTTATTACCTTTTATTAAAAGCTTGGTACTGTGGCTATTAAGAGTAGCCTTACTAATTTCTGTAGCGGGGATAGTGGGTATAGAAACGGCTTCGTTTATAGCTATATTGGGAGCTGTAGGTTTTGCTATAGGTATGGCTATGCAAGGAGCTTTAGGAAATTTAGCCGGAGGAGCTTTAATTTTAATTTTTAGACCATATAAAGTAGGCGATTTAATAGAAAGTCAAGGCAGATTAGGCGTAGTAAAAGAAATACAGATATTTACTACCATATTGTTAAGTCCGGAAAATAAAACGATTATTTTACCCAATGGGCCTGTGGCTAATAATGATATTGTTAACTATACTGTAGAGGGTGTTATAAGAGTAGATTGCAGTGTAGGTATAGCCTATCATGAAGACATAGCTAAAGCAAAAGAGGTGCTTATGAAAGTTTTAGAAAGCGATGAAGATGTGCTTAAAACACCAGCTCCTTTTGTGGGCGTTTCTGAGTTGGCAGGTAGTTCTATTGACTTAGCTGTGAGAGGTTATGCTAAACCGGCTAAGTATTGGGATGTGTTTTTTAGAGTTAATGAAAATATGAAAATAGCTCTGGACAAAGCAGGAATTGAAATACCATTTTCTCAAATGGATGTTACGATTAAAAAATAA
- a CDS encoding VWA domain-containing protein yields MFSGWYDIHFAHPNLLWLLAVLAVLAGLWFYFRYKKNYGSMQVPSLSMFKDYTSLKAMLLPLLPILRFLALAAIIVALARPQSSSTQHRISSYGIDMVISMDVSASMLAQDFKPDRLEAAKDVASQFIEQRTNDRIGLVIFSGESFTQVPITTDHKIVQSQLQKIRNGVLEDGTAIGMGIGTAVNRLKDSKAKSKVIIIMTDGVNNTGLVDPLMATEAAMQYGIKIYTIGIGTKGKAYMPAYKLPDGSIQYDYLDVDIDEALMRKIAEMTGGKYYRATDKKSLKEVYKEIDQLEKTEIESSQSVRVAELFYPWAALALLLIAVEQILKYTLLRTFP; encoded by the coding sequence ATGTTTAGCGGTTGGTACGATATACATTTTGCACATCCAAATTTACTTTGGTTGTTAGCTGTTTTGGCAGTATTAGCCGGCTTGTGGTTTTATTTTAGATACAAAAAAAACTATGGAAGCATGCAGGTGCCCAGCCTTAGTATGTTTAAAGATTATACTTCTTTAAAAGCTATGCTTTTGCCGTTATTGCCCATCTTAAGATTTTTAGCTCTTGCCGCCATAATAGTAGCTTTAGCTCGCCCTCAGTCTTCCTCTACACAGCACCGTATAAGTTCTTATGGTATAGATATGGTTATATCTATGGACGTATCTGCCAGTATGCTGGCACAAGATTTTAAACCCGATAGGCTTGAAGCCGCTAAAGATGTGGCATCGCAGTTTATAGAACAAAGAACAAATGATAGAATAGGTTTGGTTATTTTTTCGGGAGAAAGTTTTACTCAAGTTCCCATTACTACCGACCATAAAATAGTGCAAAGTCAGCTACAGAAAATAAGAAATGGCGTGCTTGAAGATGGAACAGCTATAGGTATGGGTATTGGTACTGCTGTAAACAGGCTAAAAGATAGCAAAGCAAAAAGTAAGGTTATTATTATAATGACAGACGGTGTTAATAATACAGGGTTAGTTGACCCACTTATGGCAACAGAAGCCGCTATGCAATACGGCATTAAAATTTATACCATAGGTATAGGCACTAAAGGGAAAGCCTATATGCCGGCATACAAACTACCTGATGGAAGCATACAATACGATTATTTAGACGTGGATATAGATGAAGCATTAATGCGGAAAATAGCTGAAATGACAGGCGGTAAATATTACAGGGCTACAGATAAAAAGAGCCTCAAAGAGGTGTATAAAGAAATAGATCAACTGGAAAAAACAGAAATAGAATCTTCACAATCGGTAAGAGTGGCAGAATTGTTTTATCCTTGGGCGGCACTTGCCTTGTTATTAATAGCAGTAGAGCAAATTTTAAAATACACTTTGCTTAGAACCTTCCCTTAA
- a CDS encoding nicotinate-nucleotide adenylyltransferase, with product MKVGLFFGSFNPVHTGHLFIANHMAHYTNLDEVWLVVSPQNPFKNKAGLLSEYDRLHLVNIAIEDNDKLRACDIEFNLPKPSYTIDTLVYLKEKYPGYEFSLIMGGDNLPTLHKWKNADVLIKDYTIYVYNRSGTNLDEKKYAENIKILETPQILLSASYIREQLKDNKPITYLVPKEVERYIKEMGWYK from the coding sequence TTGAAAGTAGGTTTATTTTTTGGTTCTTTTAATCCTGTACATACAGGGCATTTGTTTATAGCTAACCACATGGCTCATTATACTAATTTAGATGAAGTATGGCTGGTAGTTTCGCCACAAAACCCTTTTAAAAACAAAGCCGGATTACTTTCTGAATACGACAGACTACATTTAGTAAATATTGCCATAGAAGATAACGATAAACTAAGAGCTTGCGATATAGAATTTAATTTACCCAAACCTTCTTATACCATAGATACTTTAGTTTATTTAAAAGAAAAATATCCCGGCTACGAATTTTCGTTAATAATGGGTGGCGATAATTTGCCTACATTACACAAATGGAAAAATGCCGATGTGCTAATAAAAGACTATACTATATATGTATATAACAGATCCGGCACTAATTTAGACGAAAAAAAATATGCTGAAAATATAAAAATATTAGAAACGCCACAAATATTGCTTTCTGCCTCGTATATAAGAGAACAACTTAAAGATAATAAACCCATTACTTATTTAGTACCCAAAGAAGTGGAACGATATATAAAAGAAATGGGTTGGTATAAGTAA
- a CDS encoding TonB family protein — translation MLQLGLVLAGIIVGIIVAGYFIANFLLSGGKSLSQIADKYKGTEEAKSVFLKKYAEADLSNVRTAILAFGAIAAFSSSIYALSWRDKPEKVQALEMEVVEDDFEIEPPQTEQVKPPPPPPPPPEIQVVEDDVILEDEPEIQEVEIEEDEVIEVPEVIEEEEQVVEQEIFTIVEDMPKFKGCENLKGTEADQCTHKGIQTFIKNNFDYPKIAVENDIEGKVYVRFVVDPKGKVTDVTVAKGADKLLNDAAVALINKMPPFTPGKQRGKAVKVQYVIPISYQLQ, via the coding sequence ATGTTACAATTAGGATTAGTATTAGCCGGAATCATTGTAGGAATTATAGTGGCAGGTTATTTTATAGCAAATTTTTTGCTATCGGGTGGGAAAAGCCTAAGCCAGATTGCTGATAAGTACAAAGGAACTGAAGAGGCTAAATCGGTATTTTTAAAAAAATATGCCGAAGCAGATTTATCTAATGTTCGTACTGCCATATTAGCATTTGGAGCTATTGCGGCATTTTCTTCATCTATTTATGCTTTAAGCTGGAGAGATAAACCCGAGAAAGTTCAGGCATTAGAAATGGAAGTGGTAGAGGATGATTTTGAAATAGAACCACCTCAAACAGAGCAAGTAAAACCACCGCCACCACCGCCACCGCCACCAGAAATTCAAGTGGTAGAAGATGACGTTATTTTAGAGGACGAACCGGAAATTCAAGAAGTAGAAATTGAAGAAGATGAAGTAATTGAGGTTCCTGAAGTAATAGAAGAAGAAGAGCAAGTGGTAGAGCAAGAAATTTTTACCATAGTGGAGGATATGCCTAAATTTAAAGGTTGCGAAAATTTAAAAGGTACAGAAGCCGACCAATGCACACACAAAGGCATTCAAACTTTTATTAAAAACAACTTTGATTATCCGAAAATAGCTGTAGAAAACGATATAGAAGGAAAAGTTTATGTACGGTTTGTGGTTGACCCTAAAGGAAAAGTTACAGACGTAACTGTAGCCAAAGGAGCTGACAAATTGTTAAACGATGCGGCTGTTGCATTAATAAACAAAATGCCACCGTTTACACCTGGTAAACAAAGAGGAAAAGCTGTAAAAGTACAGTATGTAATTCCTATTAGTTATCAGTTGCAGTAA
- a CDS encoding PorP/SprF family type IX secretion system membrane protein, protein MKKILTFLAVAITFSSLKAQDPHLTQFYAAPLQLNPALTGVMKGNYRGSFLYRSQWGEVMRDESTRQFRTMTAAVDFRIPINKNALGIGVEMMNDKAAESDYATTRAGLALSYQQSIDKWNRHYLVIGLQADVIQRSFSLDGLRFGNQWNGIEYDPTLVQDNPAYLATLNQKRLFFDASAGLLYFVRARNKRTTAYAGFSAQHLNMPNESLGGSTAKLPIKYSIHSGVNFPIAKQFDLLPKFLFQLQGNHTELLLGTDIRFIFNDGDPMGNAFRFGALYRMVGGLNASNNPGFNSESVALLAGADYKGLSFGAAYDINISQFQPGTFKRGGFEVTLAYTGSWERKNKISVACPEF, encoded by the coding sequence AACATTTTTAGCTGTAGCTATTACATTTTCAAGTCTTAAAGCACAAGATCCACACTTAACTCAGTTTTATGCAGCACCTTTGCAATTAAACCCGGCTCTTACCGGAGTAATGAAAGGAAACTATAGAGGTAGCTTTTTGTATAGAAGCCAATGGGGAGAAGTAATGCGTGATGAATCTACAAGACAATTTAGAACCATGACCGCTGCTGTAGATTTTAGAATACCTATAAATAAGAATGCTTTGGGTATAGGTGTAGAAATGATGAACGATAAAGCCGCAGAAAGCGATTATGCTACTACCAGAGCCGGATTAGCACTTAGCTATCAGCAAAGTATAGATAAATGGAATAGACATTATTTAGTTATAGGTTTGCAAGCAGATGTTATACAACGTAGCTTTAGCTTAGACGGTTTGCGTTTTGGAAATCAGTGGAATGGCATTGAATACGACCCTACTTTAGTACAAGATAATCCTGCTTATTTAGCTACCTTAAATCAAAAGCGTTTATTTTTTGATGCAAGTGCCGGTTTGTTATACTTTGTGCGTGCCAGAAATAAACGAACTACAGCTTATGCAGGCTTTAGTGCTCAGCACTTAAATATGCCTAATGAATCATTAGGAGGTTCTACAGCTAAATTGCCTATTAAATACTCTATTCATTCAGGAGTAAACTTTCCTATAGCTAAGCAGTTTGATTTACTGCCTAAGTTTTTATTTCAGTTACAAGGAAACCATACAGAATTATTATTAGGTACAGATATCCGTTTTATATTTAATGATGGCGACCCTATGGGCAATGCTTTCCGTTTTGGAGCATTATATAGAATGGTGGGCGGATTAAATGCCAGTAATAATCCGGGATTTAATAGTGAATCAGTAGCACTATTGGCAGGAGCCGATTATAAAGGTTTATCTTTTGGAGCCGCCTACGATATTAATATTTCTCAGTTTCAGCCGGGTACTTTTAAAAGAGGTGGTTTTGAAGTTACCTTAGCATACACGGGCAGTTGGGAAAGAAAAAATAAAATTAGTGTAGCTTGTCCGGAGTTTTAG
- a CDS encoding tryptophan 2,3-dioxygenase produces MEYKGVYYPEYLQLDKILNAQQPESALHGNEAHDEMLFIIIHQSYELWFKQILHEIKSAHKVFSKPSIADSSPDLQVVVHRLKRVVKILEVAVKQIDILETMTPLDFLDYRDLLRPASGFQSIQFKQVEAMLGLRMEERFGKQYYTSQLKPKDKAYIESLENEVTFIEQINTWLERMPFWAGDEYWDSFIKRYDNTDESLHVFWQDYLKTYDNSLSDSEKNNVEKFKEICLNDNNNLGRRLSAKANRAALFIMLYRDYPLLQMPYQLLNLLLDIDEQMATWRFRHINMVHRMIGARVGTGGSTGKDYLQAALNKHYIFKEIADLTSFLVQRSKLPQLDEDLVRALSYGSKS; encoded by the coding sequence ATGGAATATAAAGGAGTTTATTATCCCGAATACCTACAATTAGATAAGATTTTAAACGCACAGCAACCCGAAAGTGCTTTGCACGGCAATGAAGCTCATGACGAAATGCTTTTTATTATCATTCATCAATCGTATGAACTTTGGTTTAAGCAAATATTGCACGAAATAAAATCGGCACACAAAGTATTTAGTAAGCCTTCCATAGCCGATTCTTCGCCAGACCTACAAGTGGTAGTACACCGCTTAAAGCGTGTAGTTAAAATATTAGAAGTTGCCGTAAAGCAAATTGATATTTTAGAAACCATGACTCCTTTAGATTTTTTAGACTATAGAGATTTATTGCGTCCGGCTTCGGGTTTTCAAAGCATACAGTTTAAACAAGTAGAAGCCATGCTGGGCTTGCGTATGGAAGAAAGATTTGGCAAACAATATTACACTTCTCAACTTAAACCTAAAGATAAAGCCTATATTGAATCGTTAGAAAATGAAGTAACATTTATAGAACAAATAAACACTTGGTTAGAGCGTATGCCTTTTTGGGCAGGAGATGAATATTGGGACAGTTTTATAAAAAGATACGATAATACAGACGAATCTTTGCATGTATTTTGGCAAGACTATTTAAAAACTTACGATAATAGCCTGTCCGATTCAGAAAAAAACAATGTAGAAAAATTTAAAGAAATATGCTTAAATGACAATAATAATTTAGGTAGAAGATTATCGGCAAAAGCCAATAGAGCGGCACTATTTATTATGCTGTACAGAGATTATCCATTATTGCAAATGCCTTACCAGTTGCTAAATTTATTATTAGATATAGACGAGCAAATGGCTACTTGGCGTTTTAGACACATCAATATGGTACACCGCATGATAGGTGCCAGAGTGGGTACTGGTGGTAGCACAGGCAAAGATTACTTGCAAGCAGCATTAAACAAACATTATATTTTTAAAGAAATAGCAGATTTAACCTCTTTTTTAGTGCAACGCAGCAAACTTCCTCAGTTAGATGAAGATTTAGTGCGTGCTTTGAGTTACGGGAGTAAATCTTAA
- a CDS encoding VanZ family protein — protein MEKYFNLHLKYAFIAIVLLVAIMYVSLLPKIELPKTNIFQADKIVHFSMYFILSVALFKGFFNVNLKKSLTFACVLSFLYGFIVEILQYSLTSTRMFDVFDIFANGMGAIFAYLIVSKYL, from the coding sequence ATGGAAAAGTACTTTAACCTACATCTTAAATATGCTTTTATAGCAATTGTTCTTTTAGTGGCTATTATGTATGTTTCGCTATTACCTAAAATAGAACTGCCTAAAACAAACATTTTTCAAGCAGATAAAATTGTTCATTTTAGTATGTATTTCATTTTAAGTGTAGCTTTATTTAAAGGATTTTTTAACGTTAATCTTAAAAAATCTTTGACATTTGCATGTGTTTTGTCATTTTTATATGGATTTATTGTAGAAATTTTGCAATATTCTTTAACAAGTACTAGAATGTTTGATGTTTTTGATATATTCGCAAATGGAATGGGTGCAATATTTGCATATTTGATAGTAAGTAAATATCTTTAA
- a CDS encoding carboxypeptidase M32, which translates to MNNLYQELKAQNSKIADIKYALSVLSWDQETYMPPKGKQFRAQQIATLSELAHNKFTAKEYNDLLYKIDTKNLSETEKRNVELLKIDIEKLKKIPGSFIVELSNAISNAYHAWMTAKKENNFKLFEKELGQIIDLQRKKADIVGYEQHPYDALMDDYEPNAKVADIDILFADVRQKLQPLLNKIMAAQQVDDSFMYGHFDKDKQWNFGIEILKKMGYDMDAGRQDISAHPFTTTFSPQDVRVTTRIDESNFYDMLWSCIHEGGHALYEQGLPAEEYGLPCGEAVSLGIHESQSRFYENNLGRSFSFWKANYQDLQKVFPDAFAKVSLDEFYKAINIVKPSLIRTDADELTYHFHIMIRYELEKQLIEGTLNVKDAKEAWNAKYKEYLNIDVPNDSKGILQDIHWSHGSFGYFPTYSLGSFYTAQFDAKIHTELANYQNDIENNNLSNVLNWLRKNVHQYGRFYYSNDLCKKATGEPLNFSYFMQYAENKYGKIYGV; encoded by the coding sequence ATGAATAATTTATATCAAGAACTTAAAGCTCAAAATTCTAAAATTGCTGACATTAAGTATGCTTTAAGTGTGCTAAGTTGGGATCAAGAAACCTATATGCCTCCTAAAGGAAAACAGTTTAGAGCACAGCAAATAGCCACTTTAAGTGAATTAGCTCACAATAAATTTACAGCTAAAGAATATAATGATTTGCTTTATAAAATTGACACCAAAAATCTTTCTGAAACGGAAAAACGAAATGTTGAACTTTTAAAAATAGACATTGAAAAACTTAAAAAAATACCCGGTAGTTTTATTGTAGAACTTTCTAACGCTATTTCTAATGCTTACCACGCTTGGATGACTGCTAAAAAAGAAAATAATTTTAAACTTTTTGAAAAAGAGCTTGGACAAATCATTGATTTACAGCGTAAAAAAGCAGATATTGTAGGATATGAACAGCATCCTTACGATGCTTTAATGGATGATTACGAACCTAATGCTAAAGTAGCAGATATAGATATTTTGTTTGCTGATGTTAGACAAAAACTACAACCATTATTAAATAAAATTATGGCTGCTCAACAAGTAGATGATAGTTTTATGTACGGACATTTTGATAAGGATAAACAATGGAATTTTGGCATAGAAATACTAAAAAAAATGGGCTACGATATGGATGCCGGAAGGCAAGATATTTCTGCACACCCATTTACTACTACTTTTAGTCCGCAAGATGTGCGGGTAACCACCCGAATAGACGAAAGCAATTTTTACGATATGCTGTGGAGTTGCATACACGAAGGTGGTCATGCTTTATATGAACAAGGATTACCTGCTGAAGAATATGGCTTACCTTGTGGCGAAGCAGTTTCTTTAGGCATACATGAAAGTCAATCAAGGTTTTATGAAAACAACTTAGGGCGGTCATTTAGTTTTTGGAAAGCCAATTATCAAGATTTACAAAAAGTATTCCCCGATGCTTTTGCTAAAGTTAGTTTAGATGAATTTTATAAAGCCATTAACATAGTTAAACCTTCTTTAATAAGAACAGATGCTGACGAATTGACGTACCATTTTCATATAATGATACGCTACGAGTTAGAAAAGCAACTAATAGAAGGTACTTTAAATGTAAAAGACGCCAAAGAAGCGTGGAATGCAAAATATAAAGAGTATTTAAACATAGATGTTCCTAACGATAGCAAAGGAATACTGCAAGATATACATTGGAGTCATGGCAGTTTTGGCTATTTCCCTACATACTCATTAGGTAGTTTTTATACCGCACAGTTTGATGCCAAAATACATACAGAATTAGCTAATTATCAAAACGATATAGAAAACAATAATTTAAGCAATGTCTTGAATTGGTTAAGAAAAAATGTACATCAATATGGTAGATTTTACTACTCAAACGATTTATGCAAAAAGGCAACTGGCGAACCACTAAACTTTAGCTATTTTATGCAATATGCTGAAAATAAGTACGGCAAAATTTATGGGGTTTAA
- a CDS encoding AAA family ATPase translates to MESTSVDIRALNEKIEKESGFIDLINMEIGKSIVGQKKMVERLILAMLANGHILLEGVPGLAKTLAIKSLSSAVDAKFSRIQFTPDLLPADILGTMIYNQKLNDFSIKKGPVFANFVLADEINRAPAKVQSALLEAMQEKQITIGDTTFKLDEPFLVLATQNPIEQEGTYPLPEAQVDRFMLKVNITYPQKEEERQIIRMNIGNEKRTINPVAATEAIMRGRELVREIYMDENIEQYILDIVFATRNPAENNLKQIAPLITYGGSPRASINLAMASKAMAFMKKRGYVIPEDVKAICHDVMRHRIGLSYEAEAENVTADELVSEVLNAVEIP, encoded by the coding sequence ATGGAAAGCACATCGGTAGATATTAGAGCACTTAATGAAAAAATAGAAAAAGAAAGTGGATTTATTGATTTAATCAATATGGAAATTGGCAAATCAATAGTAGGGCAAAAGAAAATGGTAGAACGTCTTATTTTAGCCATGCTTGCCAATGGACATATACTATTAGAAGGTGTTCCGGGTTTGGCAAAAACCTTAGCCATAAAATCGCTTTCAAGTGCGGTAGATGCTAAATTTAGCAGAATTCAGTTTACCCCAGACTTATTGCCTGCCGATATTTTGGGTACTATGATTTACAATCAAAAACTGAATGATTTTAGCATAAAAAAAGGTCCCGTATTTGCCAATTTTGTGCTGGCAGATGAAATTAACCGTGCTCCGGCAAAAGTGCAAAGTGCTTTATTAGAAGCCATGCAAGAAAAACAAATAACTATTGGCGATACAACTTTTAAGCTTGATGAACCTTTTTTGGTGTTGGCAACGCAAAACCCTATTGAGCAAGAAGGGACTTATCCGTTACCGGAAGCACAAGTTGACCGTTTTATGCTAAAAGTAAATATTACTTATCCTCAAAAAGAAGAAGAGCGTCAAATTATCCGTATGAATATAGGTAATGAAAAAAGAACTATTAATCCTGTGGCGGCAACAGAAGCTATAATGAGAGGTAGAGAATTAGTGCGAGAAATTTATATGGATGAAAATATAGAGCAGTATATTTTAGATATTGTTTTTGCAACAAGAAACCCGGCAGAAAACAACTTAAAACAAATTGCCCCATTAATAACTTATGGTGGTTCGCCAAGGGCAAGTATAAATTTAGCTATGGCAAGCAAAGCTATGGCATTCATGAAAAAACGGGGTTATGTTATTCCAGAAGATGTTAAAGCTATTTGCCACGATGTAATGCGACACCGTATAGGACTAAGCTATGAAGCTGAAGCTGAAAATGTAACGGCAGATGAATTGGTAAGCGAAGTACTTAATGCAGTAGAAATACCTTAG
- the bshA gene encoding N-acetyl-alpha-D-glucosaminyl L-malate synthase BshA encodes MKIGIVCYPTYGGSGVVATELGIALAKEGHQVHFITYSRPPRLDVFQPNTFFHEVSFQNYALFEYPPYETALASNMVDIVKYQQLDLLHVHYAIPHASAAYIAKQILKEKGVNIPVITTLHGTDITLVGKAPAYRSVVAFSINQSDGITTVSESLKNDTYKNFEIKKDIRVIPNFIDFDRFTKLDKAHFKKAIAPNEERVLIHTSNFRKVKRVEDTIKIFEKVVKKMPAKLLLVGDGPERAYAEQLARDLKVEKDVLFLGKQDAVEELLAIADLYLMPSESESFGLAALEAMACEVPVVSSNTGGIPEINIQGKTGFLSDVGNIEEMANNAIKILIDCDTLLEYKQRAVAHARKFDIKNILPIYENYYYEILSKSN; translated from the coding sequence ATGAAAATAGGCATAGTTTGCTACCCTACTTATGGCGGTAGCGGTGTAGTGGCTACAGAGTTGGGCATTGCTTTAGCTAAAGAGGGTCATCAGGTGCATTTTATTACCTATTCGCGTCCACCGCGTTTAGATGTTTTTCAGCCTAATACTTTTTTTCACGAAGTGAGTTTTCAAAACTATGCTTTATTTGAGTATCCTCCTTACGAAACTGCATTAGCCTCTAATATGGTAGATATAGTAAAATACCAGCAGTTAGATTTATTGCACGTTCATTATGCTATTCCCCACGCTTCGGCAGCATATATAGCTAAGCAAATACTTAAAGAAAAAGGCGTTAACATACCTGTTATAACCACCTTGCACGGCACAGATATAACTTTAGTAGGCAAAGCACCTGCATACAGAAGTGTTGTAGCTTTTTCTATTAATCAATCTGACGGAATAACAACGGTATCGGAAAGTTTAAAAAACGATACCTACAAAAATTTTGAAATAAAAAAAGACATAAGGGTAATACCCAATTTTATAGATTTTGACCGTTTTACTAAATTAGATAAAGCACATTTTAAAAAAGCAATAGCTCCCAATGAAGAGCGTGTATTAATTCATACTTCAAACTTTAGAAAAGTAAAACGAGTAGAAGATACCATTAAAATTTTTGAAAAAGTAGTAAAGAAAATGCCGGCAAAACTTTTGCTGGTTGGCGATGGTCCGGAAAGAGCCTATGCCGAACAGTTGGCAAGAGATTTAAAAGTAGAAAAAGATGTATTATTTTTAGGCAAGCAAGATGCCGTAGAAGAATTATTGGCTATTGCCGATTTGTATTTAATGCCTTCAGAAAGCGAAAGTTTTGGATTAGCAGCTTTAGAAGCCATGGCTTGTGAAGTTCCTGTGGTATCAAGCAATACCGGAGGAATACCGGAAATAAATATACAAGGAAAAACAGGATTTTTAAGTGATGTAGGCAATATTGAAGAAATGGCAAATAACGCTATTAAAATTTTAATTGATTGCGATACACTTCTTGAATACAAGCAGCGAGCCGTAGCTCATGCCAGAAAATTTGACATAAAAAACATACTGCCTATTTATGAAAATTATTATTACGAGATATTAAGTAAATCAAATTAA
- the mscL gene encoding large conductance mechanosensitive channel protein MscL: protein MGMLKEFKEFAMKGNLVDMAIAFVMGGAFAKVTSSFIDGLVMPPISLLTGGGLEGKIVLRDAVLDAAGAVTTPEVAMTYGAFLSAVINFIVVAFVMFLVIKAINKTKKAEEPAPPAGPSDNDLLTEIRDLLKK from the coding sequence ATGGGAATGTTAAAGGAATTTAAAGAATTTGCCATGAAAGGCAATTTGGTAGATATGGCTATAGCCTTTGTAATGGGCGGTGCTTTTGCTAAAGTAACCAGTTCATTTATTGATGGCTTAGTTATGCCTCCAATTAGTTTGCTTACAGGCGGTGGCTTAGAGGGCAAAATAGTATTGAGAGATGCTGTTTTAGATGCCGCTGGAGCTGTTACTACTCCAGAAGTAGCCATGACTTATGGTGCTTTTTTGAGTGCTGTAATTAATTTTATTGTAGTAGCTTTTGTAATGTTTCTTGTAATTAAAGCAATAAACAAAACCAAAAAAGCCGAAGAGCCTGCTCCACCGGCTGGTCCTTCTGACAATGATTTACTTACAGAAATTAGAGATTTACTTAAAAAGTAA
- a CDS encoding DUF58 domain-containing protein, translated as MTTEELLKQVRKIEIKAKGLSNQVFAGSYHSAFKGRGMSFSEVRGYNYGDDVRNIDWNVTARFDAPFVKVFEEERELTVMLLVDISKSTYFGTYGTFKNKMMALISAVLSYSAIQNNDKVGVLFFSDKVEMYIPPKKGKGHILRIIRELVNIEPKDSGTNLGVALQYFNNLVKRRSVAFVLSDFITDDDYEDALKIVRKKHDIIGLHIFDKFEKELPDLGLVQLNDAELNNKKWIDTSSKEERKRYTEFFENNLQSNKKTFIKNKADFISLNTEENYVNALLQLFKRRGSRR; from the coding sequence ATGACAACCGAAGAACTTTTAAAACAAGTACGTAAGATAGAAATCAAGGCAAAAGGCTTGAGCAATCAGGTATTTGCGGGTAGCTATCATTCTGCATTTAAGGGTAGAGGCATGTCGTTTAGCGAAGTGCGTGGCTATAATTACGGAGATGATGTGCGTAATATAGACTGGAATGTTACCGCCCGTTTTGATGCTCCTTTTGTTAAAGTTTTTGAAGAAGAACGCGAGCTTACCGTTATGCTTTTGGTAGATATAAGCAAGTCAACATATTTTGGTACTTATGGCACATTTAAAAACAAAATGATGGCGTTAATTTCGGCAGTTTTATCTTATTCAGCTATACAAAACAATGATAAAGTAGGCGTACTTTTTTTTAGCGATAAAGTAGAAATGTATATTCCGCCAAAAAAAGGTAAAGGACATATTTTGCGAATAATTAGAGAGTTGGTTAATATAGAACCAAAGGACAGTGGTACTAATTTAGGCGTAGCACTGCAATATTTTAACAACTTAGTAAAGCGTAGAAGCGTAGCTTTTGTTTTATCCGATTTTATAACAGATGATGATTATGAAGATGCCCTTAAAATAGTAAGGAAAAAACACGATATAATAGGTTTGCATATTTTTGATAAGTTTGAAAAAGAATTGCCGGATTTAGGCTTGGTTCAGCTAAATGATGCCGAGTTAAATAACAAAAAATGGATAGACACTTCATCTAAAGAAGAAAGAAAAAGATATACCGAGTTTTTTGAAAATAATTTGCAAAGCAATAAAAAGACATTTATTAAAAATAAAGCCGATTTTATTAGTTTAAATACAGAAGAAAACTATGTAAATGCCTTACTTCAACTGTTTAAAAGAAGGGGGAGTAGAAGATGA